The Pocillopora verrucosa isolate sample1 chromosome 9, ASM3666991v2, whole genome shotgun sequence genome includes the window CAGACGTAAAAACTCAGACTCCGTTTGAATATCTACGTTTATGGTTCTTTGAGCCCTACGCATGATCTATAAACAGTGATCGTGCATTCGTTATTCTTTTTACTTTGGTTAGCTGAGAATGCCATTTTGTTTTATGGCCAATCGCTACATTTTTCTCAATCTCATACGGTTATTATTAAATGTTAACAACATAGTTTATGGAATAAAGCGATAGCAGGACTTAGAGTACGTACCGACATTCCCCAGAAGTCTGTACGGAACAGAAGATCTCTCATGATCTCAGCTGCTTCTTTATCGCCATATTTCAGCGTTTCCAAGGTTTTGTTCTTTTCTCGAAGCAGAGGAATGGACTTATTCAACATAAGGGCAATACTCCAAGCGGCGTCATACGTAAAGGCTGCATACATGTTGTAAGTGAAGTTAAGCTTTTTAAGTCTGTCCTCGTAATCTGTTTTCAGTTCAGCAGCAGTctgaaagaagcaaaagaaatttgaaactttttttcttagataCAAACCTTTGGATAGTTTAAGAtcgaagaaagatgtttttcgtcttatcacgagcgtggaacaaagaaaaaattctgagtccccatgaggaatcgcACCTCAGACCTTCGCATTCCgggctccgatgctctaccactgagccacagagactccacggtgagcgaggtctattacaaagtgtatatgacacgcgtcctgcatactgctaggatcagcaatgtcgatagcgtaatgtttgtagatagaaataagagagatggtaagttttgagctcggtttGTTCTCTGttccacgctcgtgaaaagacgaaaaacatctttcttcatttctttatcgagctcaaaacttacgACATCACTTATTTCTATCTAGTTTAGGATTTTCTCTGATAAGCTTAGACAGTTTTGCCGGGACACATCATAAAGGGAAAGTACTTACAATTAGCCTCTGCTTAAAACGCTTTGATGATAACTTCAACGATATTGTTTTTACCCTGAGGTCTATAGGTTCATTTTTTAGGCTttatataattttctttgatatttatgaataaattgaGGAGTTCTTGTTTTGTTTACGTCGTCACTCGGTGGAAAGTACATCGAAAGCAGTTATAGTAATGGTCtgatttttctcaaaaaaaaaattgcaaaaatgctcaactcatttttttcagtaatatTGCTATCTGATTTAATGAAGTTTTGGCTGTTAACTTCCTATCTATCATTAAGTGCATTAAAAACTCAAATTGAAAGGGTTCAAAGGAGGGTCACAAGGTGGATACTCAAACAACGTGTAGGCGTGATGTCATACAGAGACAGACTTTTAACTTTGAAACTTCTTCCTCTGACATTTGACCGCGAACTCAaagatcttgttttttttttacaaatgtcGGAATGGTTTTACTGATCTCaatgtttatgattttgtttCTCCTGTTTCTCACGGCCGAACCAGACTAAGTAATTCTTATAACCTTAAAACTCCTGTATGTAAAACTAGCACTTTTCAGGCCTCTTACTTTAATCGTATTGTTAAGCTCTGGAACTATATCTGTAAATTTTCACCCCCTACCAGTTTTTCAACTACTGCTTCCTTCCGCAACTTTGTTAATGAGCACATGTTTCACCTTTTGCACAATCACTTTGACATATCCTATCCCTGTACCTGGTCAATTGTACGATCCTGCCCCTGCCATCCCTAGTTTTTTAGCGTCTTTTAAATTTGGCGTCTTTTGGTCGATCGcgttttaattattatttgtacCATGGGAGGTGCCTCGCATGGGTCCTCGCGTCCCGTTCGCACCTTCCCTTTTGACCTTATCACTTTAAATCACTTTGaacatatatttcattttttttcttggctgttTAATTTGCTGTATGTAACATGTGTAATGGTCaataaagatgttaaaaaaaaaaattttaaaaataagtgGTTGTGACTCAAAAGCATTTCCAACCAACATACCCTGTTTGATATTGTGGGTTCTTGTGAAGCACTAATAGATAAGGGTTGAGTTTCTATCAAACTACCCGCAGCCTCTAACATCTGTTCCCCTTCGCATTCCACGTCTGTTTTTGTCCACCAGTCCTCGTTGTACCAGCCAACTATGATCCACACGTATTTTCTGCCATATACTTCTTCCTTGTAGGccttggaaattttaaaaataaatcatgaaataaaagcATTCGAAAAGAATCTTTTGATGTCCCCTGCAGAGCAAAGGCAATGATGTTACCGCTGAAAAAGCGAAACGTACGTTATGCGACGGATTCATTTAAGGTAGAAGTTTTGAAATCTAAGTCAGGTGCGCCTATTTAGGGCTTTCTACTCAAAATATTACAAAAGAACACGTGAGGCATTTTAAAGTGataaaagcaaggaaaattatttaatttagtGTTTGTAACTTACCGTGCACATAGCTTTCCTGAACATGTCCTCGTACATCAGACCAATTATGATTCTCGCATCTCTCTCCTAAACTCAACATGAATTCAACTAATGAGTGGGAGATTAGATTCATTATCATGGCGAGAGCAAGCAACAAGCCTACAATGCGACACAGGATCCTCTTTTGTTGTTGCGATACCAACCTTCCACCCCTCGACGTCAACCCTTTCTTAAAGGAGAGATGCTCTTTGAGCTCTGCGTGAACCGTGACAATTTCGGTTCTATTTTACCTTGAGTAAATACTTGACTGCTAAAGACGGATCATTTTTGAAGCTCTCTGCTGCGATTATGGTAATGTTTGATTCCTCCAACATTGGAATAAGTGCCTCTTTGGTCTgttaagtaatgaaaataaccaccaatgaataattttaacaaagaaaatcaataagtagTTCTTATCATTCTGTACATTTGGTGAATAAAGCCCTTCGGGCACTTGGTACGTCGGCTGATAATATCCGTGGCTGAGAGACTTtctgaaaaatgtaaatttggcCGAGAAGTTAAGCTCCCAgggcaaatgtgaaatttttcttaatttcgaAGGAAATAACCGAAGAACACGCAAAAAAGGGGGTTATTGTGTGATAACTGTCTTGATTGTGATTTTGCAACACGTAACGTAAAGTACCAGTAACATAAGCAAACATGAATAGGTGGGTTGTAAGGAAGGATTAGTTATTTAAAGCTATTTGCAAATTGTGAAATGGCTACGTATTAACGTCcattaaagagttaaagaaatattggTACTTCATATATCTCACCAGTACGTAAATATCCAAGTTTTGTACTATGAGGCCGACTTTTTTCCACTTAAAATGTCTTAAAAGTGCAACTCTAGACGGGTTTTCCATTGTTTCAGAGGTGCTCGTTCTAAAGTACAAAGGAAACTTCTCCTTGTCTGAAAATTGTGGCGATGACGTGCTGTACCCAATCTGagaaaagaacaaatttaaaataatttctggtTTGCTAATGCACATCCTCAATACAACTCAAGATCCTATTTTATTTAATCACCTTTATTCCATTTACGAAGAAAGGTTGATATAGAATTAAATATATAtgtattgaaaaatttaataaagttGAGTAGTTATTTAGTGAATATTTTGGAGGCGTGAActgtatttctctttctttccaaGTTAAATAATGgtaaatgaaggaaaatttttctaCGGGTTATATTAgccaacgaaaaaaaaacacattactACTATTTACCTGCACTGCCTGCCAATAAGGGGCGGCTTCTGCAACAGGTACTGTTGCTACAGAACATCCGGGACCCAGGAAAACAATCTTGTGTGGAGGAGTGTCAATCATTCGCAGCATTGCTCTTATACCTGATCCACTCTCACACTACGAAAATTACGCTCATCGTTAAATGTGAGATTAAAAATTGGTGCCGTATCGCAACAAGTGTCTACTTCTTGGTTCTCCTTAGGGTTGAAAGATTTCGAACCCTTCGAGAGGTTTGTTTCCGCAATTTTCATGAGAAAAACGTTTTTACTGCTATTTTACGACTTGCAAGCACTTTTTgttgaacaaaaattaatgagcaaataatcaaattgaaaaaaaaacagtctccGATTTTCCGCGGTTTTAGTCTAAATTGTATGTGTTTCTTTTGAGCTCTACACAACTTATTATTCAGCTTTCATAATTAAACTCCTGGACATAACATAGAGATAATATGGCCAAgtgtttttgaattttcaacGGGTAATTAAGTCTATACCAAATTTTACCagattgtaaatattttacattCGAACTTTTGTCCCTTTTTTACCCCTACATACCTTGGAATCGTTCCACACATATTTCAGCTGATAGCCCACTAAAATGCGTGGGTCGTTATTCACGTGCTCCAGTGCCATTTCTAAGATTGGAATAAGGGCGGCTGAACTCCAAGCGCCTTTTTTGATATTGACACCAAAAAATCCCCCGATGTAGAGATCGGTCGTGTTAGTAGAGTAACTGCATCTGATTGTCCAAAACAGCAAAGTAAAGGTGACGAAGAAAAGCGACTTGTTCGCCATAACTGGCAGCCGTCCGTGATTCACTTCATTGCTGCAACCAAGAGGAAACAATATGACATCTGGAGAGGAAgtcttaaaaattttgcataATCCTTTTGGATCGAAAGGAAGCTAGCTGCCAACATGACCGTTTCCAGAATAATCCTCCGGAGACTGTTTATTTTAAGTTAGATATATGTCGGGGCGAACTATTTATTTTAATCGATAGAGTATGGCAGTTTACAGCTTGAGATTCCCCGAAACACACTTAAAGAAGATGGTTAACCTTATAATTCTCTGTAGAGCAACACTCTCGTGCTATAGTATTTATATATCCTTGTCTTTagataaaagataatttttttggctgTCTCACCAATGTAGACACGTCTGACACAAAATGTATCACAGCAATAGAGACATCAAAACTTAAGTGGCAGcttattttttctgttaaaaactCATGCTATCGCTTTCCGCTTAAGGTTCAATTTAGAATCGAAAAAGGCAGATCGTTTGACAAAACTCGCTATTAGCTGCGAACAATGCCCAGAAAAACATTTTCGTGGGCGATTGCATTCAGTCTTAGCGTTTCAATTTTCTTAGAAActcattttcatgtaaaacaaaGACAACTTTAACAACGGCAAAATAGATTGCGTGAATCTACCATCAACAATTTAAGCAAAATTTACGGGATGAAATTTTTGATCGAACTTTTACCTTTCAAGAACTGAAGTGATGCactttaaaaaaagactttcGCGTTTCAGACTTGTCTTTGTTCTCGTGatgctttcttttcttaggCGATAATggttataaacaaaaaaaaacgatcaCAGCAGAAGACCAAAAATACTGTATATTATGCATAAtagttgaaatatttaaaagagcTCCGCTGTCAGCGCAGTAAATACATTAGCCGACTACGTAGAGCCTTTCTATTTCGTGTAACCATAGATTGTTAGCATTGCGATCAACCTAACACATTCATAAAGGACTTTACTGGTTGTATTGTTTCCGATACTTGATGATCTACATTGGTGTTATgtaccaagagaaaataagggttccattaatttcttttgtgtGTATGTACTTATCTCTTAAAACAAAACTGCGTCAGAAGCGTAGCAATCATACACGCACGTACTCACTTTAGTTTTCGTCCACAAAtctgaaaacattttaatttttgttatagaCACAAGTCTTTTCCCGGTTGTTTTTAATAAACCAGACCTACGATAATTCGATTATTGCAatagttgaaacaaaaacaaaacgggTTTCCTCTCAATACCACGTTCAGGGAATTCACTGTTCCCGAAAAGCTTGGAAATGGAATTTCTGAAGCCCTTAATACTACAAGGTCTGTAGCAGTGGCGTCGATTTTCCTTTCGTCAATGCGTGCCTCACAAAAAATACACGGCTACGTGATACAGAAATATCCTCTTTTTCACTGTTTATATCTAAACTTAACTCACAGCTTTTATTGAACAAATCCTTGTTCACCCCGAAATAACTTTacatacaaatatatttttatgtcTATTTCTTTGTGAAGATATATCGCTTTCGGGAAGACAAGGTGACAGGAAACCTCCtctgaataatacaaaatgGAAGATAAAGGCTATGTTTGGAAGAAACAAAAGATTGTACACCATGCGAACAAACAGATGAATAAAACTCTCATTGTGCATATTTTGATGACCATGATGCCCACGTCATTGATTCCAATTTAAAGTTAATATTTCTCAGCGGGATTAAATTTACGGCAACTGGCTTTAAAAAGTTTAGCTGCTGAGCTCATATTTGAAACACAATATTGAACATCTGCGACCGAGCGTTTATCTTTTAAGCCTGttgtcactgaaaaaaaatcgagtTTTATACGTAAACTTCCTTGCAATATTTTGAACTCAAGTTGCAGACGATGACTTGTTTGAAATTGCGTTATTACACCATTCTAATTATTCAGTCACTAGCCGTAAACATTTCGCCATGGCATAGTGGTCATAAATGTTAATAGTCCAACAGCGGGTTATGATTATTCTTAGATCGCCAAAAAAATTCGTGACACATGGAAGTGGgcatgaagaaagaaaatctctttgaaaagaataaataaaaaaaagatcacAAAAATGTATATATTGAGTTCGGTcttaaaagagtaaaaaatatgTGATTCGTTTCGGTGAAGATCGGAGTAAAAACGTAAGGCCCCCCACATGAAATTAATCGAACCTCTGAACTTTCTTCCCCCGATGAATAATACTGAGCCGCGTGAGGGTCAGTGTTTGGCTTCGCCATACTGTTTAACGCACGTTTCAAGAGTCGTGCATAATGTTGAAATATAGACTTGCGTAGAAACGCGTTGTTTGTGACCTTTTAGAGGTATGTAAAGTCGCAGGAGGTTCATATGCTTTCGCTGTCTTACGGTCGTGACAGACTAACATgatctttttttcataaatggaaacatttatCGCCGTTTTATTAACAGCCTCCGGCCCTATCTGACAAAAGTCTACATTAAATACTGATTCAACAGTCGGAATGTTCCGAGAGGATTCGTCAAAGTTAGATAAGCTTCTTCGTAAAAGAAAGAAGGGATACTTTTGAAGTGACAAAATCGAAACCTGTATAAAAGTAATAATTTAATTTCCCTTTTCTCCTCCACAGAAAAACGTAATCTTGTTCATCTTAATCACAGAGGGGAATATTACCATTTCAGGAGATTTCACATTTCATATAATCCAGAGACAATGgacaaacaaattgaaatgcaaaattttctaTTTGCCTTGTTTCGTGCAGAATTATTGATGGCAATATTGAGGGCCTTACATGTTAAACCATTGATAGATTATGTAAAAGTTCCTTGAttcactctctctctctctctttctctctttccatGAATGGAAATAATGCTCGAGGTATGCAGTATTTACAAGGACTTTAAAGTgctcagtgttttctttcatttttttcttgaagtttgCAAGTCAACTAGGCAGGCAAAATCTACATCTTGCAGGTGGCATTTCCAATTAGTTCACAACtaatttgcttttgtttcttttcactcgaattctttttattttgctccGTTTCGGGGTCTAATAACAGTTGGTGGTTTTATGTTTGGATTAGAAGGTTTGCATTAGCGATTAGCGCCAGTTGACCCCTTAAACTTAAACTTTCTTCACACTATTTTTAAGCATGCTCCCCTAATAATTTAATAGATCGTCGGAATTGTCACCAAAACAAGAACTATCGAGACCACCGGACGATTTTAGGAAAACCGTCTGTGCATAAGGAGATTAGCACACCTTGATCGAGCACTGCATAACTGAAGAAGCTACTTTGTCATTTGATAATCAATTTGCAATTTTATATCGATTCAGGAACCCCTTCCAGGCACCCATGGGTGACCCCTACTAGATCCATCTATCGCCAGGCTAAATGGCAAAACTACATTGACTAGGTACGGCTTCTGTAGCGCGtgatttaagaatttttatgaCCACTTTATGTTTGACATGGAAAGGAATCAAAACTTGccaaaaaccaaagaaatgttttcaatgaaTATGCTAcctgaaaatcattttaaaaaccaTATATCATCTCCTTAGGTATAGAAAAAGTAGACAGCAGTTGATAAGAACTATCactacaaaacaaaactaactacaAAATCATCCTTTCATTTTAAACCTTGTAATTACTTTACGGGTTAGTCAAGAGCCGTTAGCaatgaattttcatttcctgAATGGCCGGAACTCGAAGTTCATTTAAAGTCACCTTTCCGCACTGTTGTTTGCATaggaaaaagtttgaatttcatGGTTTAGGCATGTTAACAATATCCCCTTCGATATTACACTTTTACGTTTTAACGGCTCTTGTATCCGAGCGATTAAAAGTGAACGTGTTCTTCATGACTGTTTCTAGTTTTAGTATACAATCAGAGatcaaagtatgtttttaaaTATACAGTGGCATTGTAAAGAagtttaatcaaattattttagccgaagtttgaaaaagtaaaactaaacGCTCATTTTGCTTAGTGAAATTTCGGTAAATGATGAACATCAAATGTCAAATAtcatataaaaattaaaatagcgTCAAAACCTCTGAAAATTCTGGCTTGCATCTCTGAGGACTCACGAGCCATTTCGAGCAAGCGCTTAAAACTCGATGCTGTAGTTTCAAATGGGTCTCACATAGTCGGTTTCATTACGTACGCAACGACATCTCCTCCAATATCAAAAGTCAAGAGTATAGGGAAATGATTATGTTGTCGCCTGCGATTCAAACCATCTGATTATTGCaattgttattatcatttttcttggCTACTAGACCTTATTAGTAGATGTTGCGAGATATACATCGCGGTAGATTTCGAAAAACGACAAGTTCTCTAAGCGCAATAACCATATAAATTAACTATGCCATCAACAACTGTAAGACAGTGCAGTGATGAAGGTGTTCCAATAGTTAAAGTGCTTACTTGATCTTCAAGGGCCATTTTGTCAACGTACCGCTCTTTGTCGACCGCATCCTGCACCTTTTGAGAGACTTTATCGGAGATATCGTAGGCAATCAAAGTCATAACTGTATGGATCCGAAACTGAGTTCGTTGTCTGATAAGAAGCATCGCATATACAAACAAAGTTCATTGTCATAAGCTCACAAATCTGACATTTTTGAAGACAGGTCATTATTAAAATTTCCTCTTAGCTTTAGTAACTAAACCAGCGTCAAACTCTGACATCGAAATTCGAATTTCAGCAGTGACCCGGCTTGATCCAAAATGCTCCATTGAAAAATAGTATGTTAATGAGATCATTAACCGTAGAGGAAATACTTTTGGAACGAGAGGATGCCAAATAACCTTGCTAAATGAAGAGATTTACTAATTCATCGTCCAACGAGATTCTTAGaacaagtaaaatttaaatttcgttttcaaaacaaagtatGCAATTTCCActtcttttatcaaaaattaaacaaatcagTTCACTGATTCGTTCCGAACCATTATTAGCATATAAATGTAATATTATTCAAACACGTTGgaaaaattataagaaaattGCCCAGGTTTCTGTTTTATGCCCAAGATATCATCTACTCTTCAGCCTTTCCAACTAGTCATTAATACACCTAAATACAggatttaaagaaatgaaaggcTGCGATGTCGTCAAACCACTGACCCGCTAACAGTCCACGATTTCATTTTGAATCATCTTAGTTTATGTATTTACTTGAAATCAAGACGAAAATAAAAAGCAACGAATTCTATTCGTTTCTATACAAGTAATTTCAATTTGACTTCACACTGCGAAAAGGCATTCAAACTGACTGATTGCAAGCGTATTAGCCAACTCCCGCCTACTCGTTCCTCACAGTACTTGCATGGTTTCCATTTCATGAGGCGTTTAAAGTTCGCGAAAAAAGGTTACCGTTTAAAAAAGATAGCGGTTATCTCCACGAGATCTTATTTATTTGAAACAGTCTTTTTAAGCCATGTAATTTTTCCAAGAAAGTAATCATGCGAGTTAGAGCAATTGGAAGACAAAAACAATCCGTTTTTCaattgtgatttcaaaatcacgACAATATACAAAACATCACTTCACATGCATCACCTAGCCATGTAGGAGCTCATCTTAAAaccaatataatt containing:
- the LOC131793697 gene encoding gamma-aminobutyric acid type B receptor subunit 1 produces the protein MANKSLFFVTFTLLFWTIRCSYSTNTTDLYIGGFFGVNIKKGAWSSAALIPILEMALEHVNNDPRILVGYQLKYVWNDSKCESGSGIRAMLRMIDTPPHKIVFLGPGCSVATVPVAEAAPYWQAVQIGYSTSSPQFSDKEKFPLYFRTSTSETMENPSRVALLRHFKWKKVGLIVQNLDIYVLTKEALIPMLEESNITIIAAESFKNDPSLAVKYLLKERDARIIIGLMYEDMFRKAMCTAYKEEVYGRKYVWIIVGWYNEDWWTKTDVECEGEQMLEAAGSLIETQPLSISASQEPTISNRTAAELKTDYEDRLKKLNFTYNMYAAFTYDAAWSIALMLNKSIPLLREKNKTLETLKYGDKEAAEIMRDLLFRTDFWGMSGHVTFDRKYDRETVVQISQNIRGKRKSVAMLDIRNGSLILLNDSFEWEGGRIPGDGVTVMQKVFQERPGTTVTFYVLACAGILFCLLCLLLNFVYRKHRFIKMSSPKFNNITVVGCLLSYTEVFLSAYSNSSSAEYNTSLCYINAWLLSTGFTLAFGGIFVKTWRVYKIFTNNQMKRELGKLSNISLFLRLCACWFIDVIILSTWAAIDPLTKQLKMIDEEAEDNDDDVTEELLIHQCTSKYYVTWMMSICGFKGILLIFGVFLAWETRNVTYPSLNDSKNIGLAVYNVFMFSCLAIVTEFVVTYPPLQILVVRCIVFVGTTSTISLLFVPKILRLGKQNQIDSMSVTEPSRSEFETRGATNSEMRIETYKSKS